Proteins from a genomic interval of Crassostrea angulata isolate pt1a10 chromosome 7, ASM2561291v2, whole genome shotgun sequence:
- the LOC128157161 gene encoding dentin sialophosphoprotein-like isoform X1, translating to MEIEKCASQKISFKVFSNEQKSKMQTKYPFLCKSQINKKIKDLWKKLDNAEKSCYTKTILSPPKIKRVNKPQTKRAQAGAFSQRQSDSPYGRRFDKEKRKDKSLLSNLQQNQIRKEDGRHSRNRFTEKRKLGEGSPKDVVAKSCRKTVPWKGRPSLGKEDLWSDSSSPENVGGKVAKPTKRQKKVQGILKPSGDASRQLKTKNRVSFGSPQNKVPSKTSSPGNFGDLNNTASSDEDDNRARLLHRTDDDMYDFERIERYDLCVEEEDMYVTMFQQNPDLITNQHLSKTDNQQQSENETDFKIPKNIISKRKRKNEERDEDKRADQGKNLLSPLTEESSQNSPSDITTPNVKHTLTNSLITPQMNESLMQLKLEEVKKAPQKAKAFSPKASSGTEPVRKSTRRSISSGTNKKSDVEKETSDSESLSVTPLTESLQSENESTASQCSQGDIEETAKVLCTKKKNLGNSNSLRNPEKSTLERNSFADYKCKATNLEKKINPQQKRKRRGQHMVAEKPQDAYSTSSSSESSSSLKENLEKRHKMPKLCKKDQTNIKPPLSANKPERQSRKEQRKIEENSSPKPCKKSKKVKSPVGRMDADRLISESPNKIDSIQNSPMGESCLYFNDDLSNDSDNSSTVMDDRKQTNQVIMSAILRMQQAIQCQDTTDTDASSPSLSGINEPVSLTSEEDKFVVTQSSEEEGEVEKEEEEKDDKEKENELKMCEETVLLLNTQNSIDGSQLQSSNLSSPNNSQEIVNSTHIQNQTTAQEIRQSEIEDKNVQQIQNVHHTEKKLDSTGIDLEQVCAGDEKKDVFQMFSKPSPTTETNMQTRRQVIFVCLKISLSKPTTGESLPHLIFFYLLNQGIYY from the exons ATGGAGATTGAAAAATGTGCATCACAAAAAATCAGCTTTAAGGTGTTTTCCAATGAACAGAAATCAAAGATGCagacaaaatatccatttttatgCAAGTCtcagattaataaaaaaattaaagatctcTGGAAGAAACTGGACAATGCTGAAAAATCATGCTACACAAAAACAATACTCTCACCTCCAAAAATCAAGAGAGTTAACAAACCACAGACAAAGAGAGCACAAGCAGGGGCATTCTCTCAGAGACAGAGTGACTCTCCATATGGAAGaagatttgataaagaaaaaagaaaagacaaaTCTTTATTGTCTAATTTGCAACAAAATCAGATAAGAAAAGAGGATGGAAGACATAGCAGAAACCGGTttacagaaaaaagaaaattaggaGAAGGAAGTCCAAAAGATGTTGTGGCAAAATCTTGCAGAAAAACAGTGCCTTGGAAAGGAAGACCAAGTTTAGGAAAGGAAGATCTATGGAGTGATTCATCGTCCCCAGAGAATGTTGGGGGAAAAGTGGCAAAACCAACAAAGAGGCAGAAAAAAGTTCAGGGCATTCTAAAGCCAAGTGG TGATGCTTCCCGACAATTAAAGACAAAGAATAGAGTATCATTTGGGTCTCCACAAAACAAAGTTCCATCAAAAACATCATCCCCAGGAAACTTTGGTGATCTAAACAATACAGCTTCCTCAGATGAAGATGACAACAGAGCAAGACTTTTACACAGAACTGATGATGACATGTATGATTTTGAAAGAATAGAAAGGTATGACTTATGTGTAGAAGAGGAAGATATGTATGTCACCATGTTTCAGCAAAACCCAGACTTAATAACAAACCAGCATTTATCTAAAACTGACAACCAACAACAATCTGAAAATGAAACAGACTTCAAGATTCCAAAGAATATCAtttctaaaagaaaaagaaaaaatgaagaaagagATGAAGATAAGAGAGCTGACCAAGGAAAGAATTTACTTTCTCCATTGACTGAAGAATCTTCTCAGAATTCACCATCAGACATAACTACACCAAATGTAAAACACACACTCACCAATTCACTTATAACTCCTCAAATGAATGAATCATTAATGCAGCTAAAACTAGAAGAGGTAAAGAAAGCCCCTCAAAAGGCCAAAGCATTTTCTCCTAAAGCTTCCAGTGGAACTGAGCCTGTCAGAAAAAGCACCAGAAGAAGCATAAGTTCAGGAACAAACAAGAAGTCTGATGTTGAAAAGGAAACTTCTGACTCTGAGAGCTTATCTGTAACACCACTGACAGAATCTTTGCAATCAGAAAATGAATCCACTGCCAGTCAATGCTCACAAGGAGACATCGAAGAAACCGCAAAAGTACtgtgtacaaagaaaaaaaatctaggaAATTCAAACAGCCTAAGAAATCCAGAAAAATCTACCTTAGAGAGAAATAGTTTTGCTGACTATAAGTGCAAAGCTAcaaatttagagaaaaaaattaacccACAGCAAAAAAGAAAGAGGAGAGGTCAGCATATGGTGGCTGAGAAACCACAAGACGCTTACTCTACAAGTTCATCATCAGAATCATCCTCAAGTCTGAAAGAAAACTTGGAGAAAAGACATAAAATGCCCAAGCTGTGTAAAAAAGATCAGACAAATATAAAACCTCCACTGTCTGCCAATAAACCTGAAAGACAATCAAGAaaagaacaaagaaaaattgaagaaaacagTTCACCAAAGCCTTGTAAGAAGTCAAAGAAAGTTAAAAGTCCAGTTGGAAGAATGGATGCTGACAGATTAATTTCTGAATCTCCAAACAAGATTGACAGCATCCAAAATTCCCCCATGGGAGAGtcctgtttatattttaatgatgatcTTAGTAATGACAGTGACAATTCTTCAACAGTTATGGATGATAGAAAACAGACAAATCAAGTTATAATGTCAGCAATACTTAGAATGCAACAAGCGATACAGTGTCAGGATACCACTGATACTGATGCTAGTTCTCCAAGTCTCTCAGGGATCAATGAG CCTGTCTCCTTGACTTCTGAGGAGGATAAATTTGTGGTTACACAGAGTAGTGAGGAGGAGGGGGAGGTGGAGAAAGAGGAGGAGGAGAAAGATGATAAGGAGAAGGAAAATGAGCTGAAAATGTGTGAGGAAACAGTTCTACTTCTGAATACTCAGAATTCAATTGATGGCTCCCAGCTTCAGAGTAGTAATTTGAGCAGTCCTAATAATAGCCAGGAAATTGTAAATAGTACACATATTCAGAATCAAACTACAGCTCAGGAAATCAGACAAAGTGAGATAGAAGACAAAAATGTACAGCAAATACAAAATGTTCATCATACAGAAAAGAAATTGGACTCCACAGGAATCGAT CTGGAGCAGGTTTGTGCTGGCGATGAAAAGAAAGATGTATTTCAGATGTTTTCCAAACCAAGTCCAACCACAGAAACAAATATGCAAACAAGAAGGCAAGTAATTTTtgtgtgtttaaaaatttctctaaGCAAGCCAACAACTGGGGAATCACTTCCTcatctaatatttttttacctaTTAAACCAAGGAATATATTATTGA
- the LOC128157165 gene encoding zinc finger matrin-type protein 2-like, whose translation MAGAYEKNPGDHRRKWDKDEYERLAQERLEEEERKQLEKELREPHQKRELLKPREYKVDLDSKLGKSQVITKTTPASQQGGYYCNVCDCVVKDSINFLDHINGKKHQRNLGMSMKIERSSLDQVKKRFEINKKKMEEKKKEYDFEERLKELKEEEEKQKAYKKEKRKERKRKAEPDDSEGPSDMAAVMGFSGFGGSKK comes from the exons ATGGCTGGCGCATATGAG AAAAATCCTGGAGACCACAGACGCAAGTGGGATAAGGATGAATATGAACGTCTTGCACAGGAAAGATTGGAAGAAGAGGAGAGAAAACAGCTTGAGAAAGAGCTCAGAGAACCTCATCAAAAAAGGGAGCTCCTAAAACCAAGAGAATATAAG GTTGATTTGGATTCAAAACTTGGAAAGTCACAAGTCATCACAAAAACAACTCCAGCTTCACAACAGGGAGG ATACTACTGCAATGTCTGTGATTGTGTCGTAAAAGACTCCATTAACTTCTTAGATCACATCAATGGCAAAAAAC ATCAAAGAAATTTGGGAATGTCCATGAAAATCGAAAGATCATCTTTAGATCAAGTTAAGAAGAgatttgaaatcaacaaaaagaaaatggaAGAGAAAAAGAAGGAGTATGATTTCGAAGAACGATTAAAAGAGCTGAAAGAAGAG gaagaaaaacaaaaggcctacaaaaaagaaaaaaggaaagaaaggAAACGCAAAGCTGAACCCGATGATTCCGAGGGTCCTTCAGATATGGCAGCTGTCATGGGATTTTCAGGATTTGGGGGGTCTAAAAAGTGA
- the LOC128157161 gene encoding dentin sialophosphoprotein-like isoform X2, producing the protein MEIEKCASQKISFKVFSNEQKSKMQTKYPFLCKSQINKKIKDLWKKLDNAEKSCYTKTILSPPKIKRVNKPQTKRAQAGAFSQRQSDSPYGRRFDKEKRKDKSLLSNLQQNQIRKEDGRHSRNRFTEKRKLGEGSPKDVVAKSCRKTVPWKGRPSLGKEDLWSDSSSPENVGGKVAKPTKRQKKVQGILKPSGDASRQLKTKNRVSFGSPQNKVPSKTSSPGNFGDLNNTASSDEDDNRARLLHRTDDDMYDFERIERYDLCVEEEDMYVTMFQQNPDLITNQHLSKTDNQQQSENETDFKIPKNIISKRKRKNEERDEDKRADQGKNLLSPLTEESSQNSPSDITTPNVKHTLTNSLITPQMNESLMQLKLEEVKKAPQKAKAFSPKASSGTEPVRKSTRRSISSGTNKKSDVEKETSDSESLSVTPLTESLQSENESTASQCSQGDIEETAKVLCTKKKNLGNSNSLRNPEKSTLERNSFADYKCKATNLEKKINPQQKRKRRGQHMVAEKPQDAYSTSSSSESSSSLKENLEKRHKMPKLCKKDQTNIKPPLSANKPERQSRKEQRKIEENSSPKPCKKSKKVKSPVGRMDADRLISESPNKIDSIQNSPMGESCLYFNDDLSNDSDNSSTVMDDRKQTNQVIMSAILRMQQAIQCQDTTDTDASSPSLSGINEPVSLTSEEDKFVVTQSSEEEGEVEKEEEEKDDKEKENELKMCEETVLLLNTQNSIDGSQLQSSNLSSPNNSQEIVNSTHIQNQTTAQEIRQSEIEDKNVQQIQNVHHTEKKLDSTGIDLEQVCAGDEKKDVFQMFSKPSPTTETNMQTRRFISSAKQESRSNFTDLFHEDDIF; encoded by the exons ATGGAGATTGAAAAATGTGCATCACAAAAAATCAGCTTTAAGGTGTTTTCCAATGAACAGAAATCAAAGATGCagacaaaatatccatttttatgCAAGTCtcagattaataaaaaaattaaagatctcTGGAAGAAACTGGACAATGCTGAAAAATCATGCTACACAAAAACAATACTCTCACCTCCAAAAATCAAGAGAGTTAACAAACCACAGACAAAGAGAGCACAAGCAGGGGCATTCTCTCAGAGACAGAGTGACTCTCCATATGGAAGaagatttgataaagaaaaaagaaaagacaaaTCTTTATTGTCTAATTTGCAACAAAATCAGATAAGAAAAGAGGATGGAAGACATAGCAGAAACCGGTttacagaaaaaagaaaattaggaGAAGGAAGTCCAAAAGATGTTGTGGCAAAATCTTGCAGAAAAACAGTGCCTTGGAAAGGAAGACCAAGTTTAGGAAAGGAAGATCTATGGAGTGATTCATCGTCCCCAGAGAATGTTGGGGGAAAAGTGGCAAAACCAACAAAGAGGCAGAAAAAAGTTCAGGGCATTCTAAAGCCAAGTGG TGATGCTTCCCGACAATTAAAGACAAAGAATAGAGTATCATTTGGGTCTCCACAAAACAAAGTTCCATCAAAAACATCATCCCCAGGAAACTTTGGTGATCTAAACAATACAGCTTCCTCAGATGAAGATGACAACAGAGCAAGACTTTTACACAGAACTGATGATGACATGTATGATTTTGAAAGAATAGAAAGGTATGACTTATGTGTAGAAGAGGAAGATATGTATGTCACCATGTTTCAGCAAAACCCAGACTTAATAACAAACCAGCATTTATCTAAAACTGACAACCAACAACAATCTGAAAATGAAACAGACTTCAAGATTCCAAAGAATATCAtttctaaaagaaaaagaaaaaatgaagaaagagATGAAGATAAGAGAGCTGACCAAGGAAAGAATTTACTTTCTCCATTGACTGAAGAATCTTCTCAGAATTCACCATCAGACATAACTACACCAAATGTAAAACACACACTCACCAATTCACTTATAACTCCTCAAATGAATGAATCATTAATGCAGCTAAAACTAGAAGAGGTAAAGAAAGCCCCTCAAAAGGCCAAAGCATTTTCTCCTAAAGCTTCCAGTGGAACTGAGCCTGTCAGAAAAAGCACCAGAAGAAGCATAAGTTCAGGAACAAACAAGAAGTCTGATGTTGAAAAGGAAACTTCTGACTCTGAGAGCTTATCTGTAACACCACTGACAGAATCTTTGCAATCAGAAAATGAATCCACTGCCAGTCAATGCTCACAAGGAGACATCGAAGAAACCGCAAAAGTACtgtgtacaaagaaaaaaaatctaggaAATTCAAACAGCCTAAGAAATCCAGAAAAATCTACCTTAGAGAGAAATAGTTTTGCTGACTATAAGTGCAAAGCTAcaaatttagagaaaaaaattaacccACAGCAAAAAAGAAAGAGGAGAGGTCAGCATATGGTGGCTGAGAAACCACAAGACGCTTACTCTACAAGTTCATCATCAGAATCATCCTCAAGTCTGAAAGAAAACTTGGAGAAAAGACATAAAATGCCCAAGCTGTGTAAAAAAGATCAGACAAATATAAAACCTCCACTGTCTGCCAATAAACCTGAAAGACAATCAAGAaaagaacaaagaaaaattgaagaaaacagTTCACCAAAGCCTTGTAAGAAGTCAAAGAAAGTTAAAAGTCCAGTTGGAAGAATGGATGCTGACAGATTAATTTCTGAATCTCCAAACAAGATTGACAGCATCCAAAATTCCCCCATGGGAGAGtcctgtttatattttaatgatgatcTTAGTAATGACAGTGACAATTCTTCAACAGTTATGGATGATAGAAAACAGACAAATCAAGTTATAATGTCAGCAATACTTAGAATGCAACAAGCGATACAGTGTCAGGATACCACTGATACTGATGCTAGTTCTCCAAGTCTCTCAGGGATCAATGAG CCTGTCTCCTTGACTTCTGAGGAGGATAAATTTGTGGTTACACAGAGTAGTGAGGAGGAGGGGGAGGTGGAGAAAGAGGAGGAGGAGAAAGATGATAAGGAGAAGGAAAATGAGCTGAAAATGTGTGAGGAAACAGTTCTACTTCTGAATACTCAGAATTCAATTGATGGCTCCCAGCTTCAGAGTAGTAATTTGAGCAGTCCTAATAATAGCCAGGAAATTGTAAATAGTACACATATTCAGAATCAAACTACAGCTCAGGAAATCAGACAAAGTGAGATAGAAGACAAAAATGTACAGCAAATACAAAATGTTCATCATACAGAAAAGAAATTGGACTCCACAGGAATCGAT CTGGAGCAGGTTTGTGCTGGCGATGAAAAGAAAGATGTATTTCAGATGTTTTCCAAACCAAGTCCAACCACAGAAACAAATATGCAAACAAGAAG ATTCATCTCAAGCGCCAAGCAAGAGAGCAGAAGCAACTTCACAGATTTGTTCCATGAGGATGACATTTTTTAG
- the LOC128157162 gene encoding protein FAM114A2-like: MSDSEDDAAFASADEGEPETTAVSKSTPASESKTKDSKREKRASEDNNDKTDSKSGNTSKSSGNEKKKETKTSVASKSKESVKSEVPPVKKQEEKSKGGKGKKKKGKQTKAETASQDSGRKTEKNSAGDTEEKEEKSSPTEAAENLQKKDEPKIDSSEIERKLKIFDSDKSSVSETISSDDIVLAPETKEAKESHSEEANLKVKSTVTEEKITTEVKKEEQFTSDKERKEISKGDQEAKAALDRLSQPSTQKSDSWSSWGNWGSSFMNVASTSVSTFSSQLGDGFTTIMDTVETALGAPPVDELVKERGPDSPPDAENIEREDQEETPVPTKTTDTGIEPPAKQENPQIEPQPPKGAGGGGGWWSGWGMSNLSNLSSVVHNTTNIVQKSVQNTSNMVQKSSKTLVTGGLDVLETIGKKTFEVIKDHDPGLSKTKGILFEKTDKPSLSQLLREAQKEEEAKEERKKEEDEARLSNFKALFEENQGYAHLEALEMLSNMCEKTVHSLLEDMSDRKLDSIKAELIRIKQVFERMQEENDNDDDEDKEHEFGKLVAEHLTEIHLGTTPDKLNKTQQKIREVIAKYFTSEDISVKELHRTAIQSLAEFTSKSLEQFHKAGELIILQRDTSKHCESRAHSLEKLAKVLSTEVNIIATKFCQCLNKLDENEHPDITSVVTNIYLESSNSIMYIQDALQLLLPCLQQASIQRSLT, translated from the exons ATGTCGGACTCTGAGGATGATGCAGCATTTGCCAGTGCTGATGAAGGAGAACCAGAAACTACAGCTGTCAGCAAATCAACTCCAGCCTCagaaagtaaaacaaaagattCAAAAAGGGAAAAGAGGGCAAGTGAGGACAACAACGATAAAACTGATAGTAAAAGTGGCAATACATCTAAATCAAGtggaaatgaaaagaaaaaagagacaaAGACTTCTGTTGCTTCCAAATCTAAGGAAAGTGTGAAATCAGAAGTTCCACCTGTGAAAAAGCAGGAAGAGAAAAGTAAAGGAGGAAAAGGTAAAAAGAAAAAGGGAAAACAGACAAAAGCAGAGACAGCAAGCCAGGATTCAGGGAGAAAGACAGAAAAGAATTCAGCTGGGGAtacagaagaaaaagaagagaaaTCAAGTCCAACAGAGGCTGCAGAAAATTTACAGAAGAAGGATGAACCAAAAATTGACAGTTCAGAAATTgagagaaaattaaaaatatttgactcCGATAAGTCCTCAGTAAGTGAAACAATATCAAGTGATGATATAGTATTAGCACCTGAAACAAAGGAGGCAAAGGAGAGTCATTCAGAAGAGGCTAATCTAAAAGTAAAATCCACTGTCACAGAAGAAAAGATAACAACTGAAGTGAAAAAAGAGGAACAATTTACATCTGATAAAGAAAGGAAAGAGATTTCAAAAGGTGACCAAGAAGCCAAAGCTGCTTTGGACAGGCTCTCTCAACCTTCAACGCAAAAG tcTGACAGCTGGAGCTCCTGGGGGAATTGGGGATCATCCTTTATGAATGTAGCCTCAACATCAGTTTCAACATTCAGCAGTCAGTTGG GTGATGGATTCACCACTATTATGGATACAGTAGAAACAGCACTAGGAGCCCCTCCTGTAGATGAATTGGTGAAAGAAAGAGGGCCAGACTCACCCCCAGATGCTGAGAACATTGAAAGAGAAGACCAAGAAG aaaCACCAGTGCCAACAAAAACAACAGATACAGGGATAGAACCCCCTGCAAAACAGGAGAATCCCCAAATAGAGCCTCAACCCCCAAAAGGAGCCGGTGGAGGGGGTGGCTGGTGGTCTGGGTGGGGCATGTCAAATCTGTCCAACCTCTCCTCAGTGGTCCACAACACAACAAATATTGTGCAGAAATCAGTCCAGAATACCAGTAATATGGTTCAGAAATCT AGTAAGACTTTGGTAACTGGAGGGTTAGATGTGCTGGAAACAATAggaaagaaaacatttgaaGTGATAAAAGACCACGACCCTGGACTTAGCAAGactaaaggaattttgtttgaaaaaacgGATAAACCAAGCCTTTCACAGCTCTTGCGTGAAGCACAGAAAGAAGAAGAGGCTAAAGAGGAACGAAAGAAGGAGGAAGATGAGGCTCGACTTTCTAATTTCAAGGCCTTGTTTGAAGAAAACCAGG GTTATGCACATCTGGAGGCCTTGGAGATGTTGTCTAACATGTGTGAAAAGACTGTGCATTCACTGCTTGAGGACATGTCTGATCGTAAATTGGACTCCATTAAAGCAGAGTTAATTCGCATCAAGCAAGTCTTTGAAAGAATGCAAGAAGAAAATGATAATg ATGATGATGAAGATAAAGAGCATGAATTTGGAAAACTAGTTGCTGAGCATTTGACTGAGATTCACTTAGGGACCACCCCTGATAAACTTAATAAG ACACAACAGAAAATTCGAGAGGTCATAGCCAAATACTTTACCTCAGAGGATATATCAGTTAAG GAGCTTCATCGAACAGCCATTCAGTCATTGGCAGAGTTCACATCTAAGTCACTGGAGCAGTTCCACAAGGCTGGAGAGCTCATCATTCTACAGAGGGACACCAGTAAACACTGTGAAAGCAGGGCTCACAGCTTAGAGAA ATTAGCAAAAGTATTGAGCACAGAAGTTAACATTATTGCCACCAAGTTTTGCCAATGCTTAAATAAATTGGAT